From one Deltaproteobacteria bacterium genomic stretch:
- a CDS encoding CDP-diacylglycerol O-phosphatidyltransferase, whose protein sequence is MRLLLAWLVHLYTALGAAVAVFTVALVAGGRYREALALMGLALVLDATDGTLARAARVKELVPRVDGARLDDIVDYLNYVFVPCFLFLWAGLLPAGHGWWIVCLPLLASAYGFSQADAKTPDHFFLGFPSYWNVVAFYCFVLELSPWFNAFLVISLSVMVFVPIRYIYPSRNAFLQGLTITLGAVWGVLCFVVVFYLPTPPPGVAWASLFFPAYYLGLSFWSHWRHGPSISRH, encoded by the coding sequence TTGCGATTGTTGCTAGCCTGGCTGGTGCACCTCTACACGGCCCTCGGGGCGGCGGTGGCGGTGTTCACGGTTGCGCTGGTGGCCGGCGGCCGCTATCGCGAGGCACTGGCGCTCATGGGGCTGGCGCTGGTTCTCGACGCGACCGACGGCACTCTCGCTCGCGCGGCGCGGGTCAAGGAACTGGTTCCACGGGTCGATGGCGCCCGTCTGGACGACATCGTCGACTACCTCAACTACGTCTTCGTCCCCTGCTTCCTATTCCTCTGGGCCGGGCTGTTGCCCGCCGGCCACGGGTGGTGGATCGTGTGTCTGCCCCTCCTGGCGAGCGCGTACGGCTTCTCGCAGGCCGACGCCAAGACCCCGGACCATTTCTTCCTGGGGTTTCCCTCGTACTGGAACGTGGTAGCGTTCTACTGCTTCGTGCTGGAGTTGAGCCCCTGGTTCAACGCGTTCCTGGTCATCTCCTTGTCGGTGATGGTATTCGTACCCATCCGATACATCTATCCGAGCCGGAACGCCTTCCTCCAGGGTCTGACCATCACGTTGGGGGCTGTTTGGGGAGTGCTCTGTTTCGTGGTCGTATTCTACCTGCCCACCCCACCGCCGGGCGTGGCCTGGGCCTCGCTGTTCTTCCCGGCCTATTACCTCGGATTGTCGTTCTGGTCGCACTGGCGGCACGGCCCTTCGATTTCGCGCCACTGA
- a CDS encoding rhomboid family intramembrane serine protease: MMYRNQPSYGSFSFGGPVTPAVKWLLIVNITVFVFQLPFLGGPPLLWIFGLVPQLVWNQLHIWQLFTYQFLHFGLFHILFNMLALWMFGCDLERAWGTRFFLRYYWVSAVGGGLCVLFLEPNQGIPTIGASAAIYGVLLAYGRLYPNNVIYLYLLFPIRMKYFVLIIGAIAFFSSISPGNSGISHLGHLGGMAFGYVYLKWGHMLNPRRSWARARHEYYRFRLARLKRRFRVVEGKKRNDEPPTLH; encoded by the coding sequence ATGATGTACCGGAACCAGCCCTCCTACGGCTCGTTCAGCTTCGGAGGTCCGGTAACGCCGGCGGTCAAGTGGCTGCTGATCGTCAACATCACCGTCTTCGTCTTTCAGCTTCCCTTCCTCGGCGGGCCCCCGCTCCTGTGGATCTTCGGTCTGGTCCCGCAGCTCGTGTGGAACCAGTTGCACATCTGGCAACTCTTCACCTACCAGTTCCTGCACTTCGGCCTGTTCCACATCCTGTTCAACATGCTCGCTCTGTGGATGTTCGGGTGCGACCTGGAACGGGCCTGGGGCACGCGGTTCTTCCTCAGGTACTACTGGGTCAGCGCGGTCGGAGGCGGTCTGTGCGTGCTGTTCCTGGAGCCGAACCAGGGCATTCCCACCATCGGGGCTTCCGCGGCCATCTACGGCGTGCTGCTGGCGTACGGGCGGCTCTACCCGAACAACGTCATCTACCTCTATCTGCTGTTCCCCATCCGCATGAAGTACTTCGTGCTCATCATCGGCGCCATCGCTTTCTTCTCGTCCATCAGCCCGGGCAACTCGGGTATTTCCCACCTCGGCCACCTGGGAGGCATGGCGTTCGGCTACGTCTACCTGAAATGGGGCCACATGCTGAACCCGAGGCGTTCATGGGCTCGGGCGCGGCACGAGTACTATCGCTTCAGGCTCGCGCGCCTGAAGCGGCGTTTCCGCGTCGTCGAGGGAAAGAAAAGAAACGACGAACCGCCAACGCTGCATTGA
- a CDS encoding FIST C-terminal domain-containing protein → MLKAGVGQSSQSETHAAIEEAARGAMAGLPDRNADLAVLYATVDHAGGLEQELAALQRITGTRNVVGCSGLGILTDSGEIEGDSGVAVMALASDTLRARPFIRDALKGNDAAAGQDIANAVGADSPSLTVLLADGYRSRPDTLLEGMASAGHASPVVGAGASENGSHGRTYQFYEDRVTSNSVVGFALSGAGTTAVELTQGCQPVGEPMVITKAHENLIFEINDRPAFEVFVDLIGKPFQQDLRRALAFVFVGLSPDPLQTEIEPGQYLVRNIIGLDAQRGILAVAQPVEAGQALIFTLRDGQRAREDLRQMLERQTARLEGRTPRLGLYFNCCARGSGLYGVPGIDTAYIKHALADVPVIGFFGNYEIGPMAGGNHLLTYTGVLALVTD, encoded by the coding sequence ATGCTCAAAGCCGGAGTCGGACAGTCGTCGCAATCCGAGACCCATGCAGCCATCGAGGAGGCCGCCAGAGGCGCCATGGCCGGCCTTCCGGACCGTAACGCCGACCTGGCGGTGCTCTACGCCACGGTCGACCACGCCGGAGGGCTGGAGCAGGAGCTGGCCGCGCTCCAGCGCATCACCGGCACCCGCAACGTCGTGGGTTGCAGCGGCCTGGGCATCCTGACGGACAGCGGCGAGATCGAGGGGGACTCCGGCGTGGCCGTGATGGCGCTGGCTTCCGACACCCTGCGGGCGCGCCCCTTCATCCGGGATGCCCTCAAGGGCAATGACGCGGCGGCGGGCCAGGACATCGCCAACGCCGTGGGAGCCGATTCCCCTTCCCTGACCGTGCTGCTGGCCGACGGTTACCGAAGCCGCCCCGACACCCTGCTGGAGGGCATGGCCAGCGCCGGCCATGCGAGTCCCGTGGTGGGCGCGGGCGCGTCGGAGAACGGCAGCCACGGCCGCACCTACCAGTTCTACGAGGACCGGGTGACCAGCAACAGCGTGGTAGGCTTCGCGCTGTCGGGTGCCGGTACCACCGCGGTCGAGCTGACCCAAGGCTGCCAACCCGTGGGCGAGCCCATGGTCATCACGAAGGCCCACGAGAACCTCATCTTCGAGATCAACGACCGCCCCGCCTTCGAGGTGTTCGTGGACCTCATCGGGAAACCTTTTCAGCAGGACCTCCGCCGCGCGCTGGCGTTCGTGTTCGTGGGACTCTCGCCGGACCCGCTGCAGACCGAGATCGAACCCGGACAGTATCTCGTGCGCAACATTATCGGCCTGGACGCGCAGAGGGGCATCCTGGCGGTAGCCCAACCCGTGGAAGCCGGGCAGGCGCTGATCTTTACGCTGCGGGACGGGCAGCGCGCGCGGGAGGACCTCCGGCAGATGCTGGAACGGCAGACGGCGCGGCTGGAAGGAAGGACGCCGCGGCTCGGGCTCTACTTCAACTGCTGCGCGCGCGGCAGCGGCCTGTACGGCGTGCCCGGCATCGACACGGCCTACATCAAGCACGCGCTGGCCGATGTGCCGGTCATCGGCTTCTTCGGCAACTACGAGATCGGCCCCATGGCCGGCGGCAACCACCTGCTCACCTACACCGGCGTGCTCGCGCTGGTGACCGACTGA
- the arfB gene encoding alternative ribosome rescue aminoacyl-tRNA hydrolase ArfB, translating into MLRITSRISLDEDEIEERFIRASGPGGQNVNKVASAVQLRFSIVDSPSLPEAVRERLRRIAGTRVDKRGVLTIEAKRYRDQSRNREDALERLAALIRKAAEPPPPRRPTKPTAASRRRRLDDKRKRGETKKSRRPDIAE; encoded by the coding sequence ATGCTGCGCATTACGAGCCGCATCAGTCTGGACGAAGACGAGATCGAGGAGCGGTTCATCCGCGCCTCGGGGCCCGGCGGTCAGAACGTCAACAAGGTGGCCAGCGCGGTCCAGCTCCGGTTCAGCATCGTCGATTCGCCGTCGCTGCCGGAAGCCGTGCGGGAACGCCTGCGGCGGATCGCCGGCACGCGGGTGGACAAGCGCGGGGTGTTGACCATCGAGGCCAAGCGCTACCGCGACCAGTCGCGCAACCGCGAGGATGCGCTGGAACGTCTGGCCGCGCTGATCCGCAAGGCCGCGGAGCCGCCGCCTCCACGCCGCCCCACCAAGCCCACCGCCGCATCGCGCCGGCGCCGCCTCGACGACAAGCGCAAGCGGGGCGAGACCAAGAAGTCGCGCCGTCCCGACATCGCGGAGTGA
- a CDS encoding glutathione S-transferase family protein, which translates to MKLYHFPPSTNSLKVRIALLEKGLEFESVVIDLTKREQKDPEYLKIHPFGQVPALDDDGFVVYDSTVINEYLEDEYPHPPLLPADSEDRAAARLLEDYRDNHVNPHFVTLIHEYRKPEEERDGGLIRQTQANIVGAFAALDTQLQGREYLAGSFSLADIAYMPNVALLERFQVSLDPDFKNVTGWIGRLRTRASYSATQN; encoded by the coding sequence ATGAAACTCTACCATTTTCCACCTTCGACGAACTCCTTGAAGGTGCGGATCGCCTTGCTGGAGAAGGGGTTGGAATTCGAAAGCGTCGTGATCGACCTGACGAAACGGGAACAGAAAGACCCGGAGTATCTCAAGATCCATCCCTTCGGGCAAGTGCCCGCCCTCGATGACGACGGCTTCGTGGTTTACGACTCCACCGTCATCAACGAATACCTGGAGGACGAGTATCCGCACCCGCCTCTCCTGCCCGCGGACTCCGAAGACCGCGCCGCCGCACGCCTGTTGGAAGACTACCGCGACAACCACGTCAATCCCCACTTCGTGACCCTGATTCACGAATACCGAAAGCCCGAGGAGGAGCGTGACGGCGGGCTCATCCGCCAGACGCAGGCGAATATCGTGGGGGCGTTCGCCGCGCTCGACACACAACTCCAGGGGCGGGAGTATCTTGCGGGCTCCTTCAGCCTCGCCGACATCGCCTACATGCCCAATGTCGCCCTGCTGGAACGCTTCCAGGTGTCCTTGGATCCGGACTTCAAGAACGTAACCGGCTGGATCGGACGGTTGCGCACCCGCGCAAGCTATTCCGCCACACAGAACTAG
- a CDS encoding CaiB/BaiF CoA-transferase family protein — protein MIDGIRVLELGHIVAGPTAGLILAALGADVIKVERPGSGDQARFSRGNQGYFLAFNGGKRSITLDLKEPRGREAFERLLRTADVLIDNYGPGVLERMGLDHETLQRIKPGLLHCGIKGFLSGPYENRNLLDEPAQMMGGLAYMTGPPGMPLRAGASVVDLTGALFSVIGILAALLKRGRDGQGNDLRVGLFETAVFLVSQHIAKAGISGEVPAPMTERGVGQDLGWGIYRVFETRDRRHVFIGVTSDVQWEAYCREFALDDLWAEEALRDNAGRRAEFRRLTRRTEEMVCTLEFSDIVARLESANIPHAPINTPMDLFDHPHLKEREHWTAVTAPDGTSSPLPALPVDFREAELPRRTDPPLLGEHTVSLLRELGYSDQEISDITRADGG, from the coding sequence ATGATTGACGGAATCAGAGTCCTTGAACTCGGCCACATCGTGGCCGGCCCCACGGCGGGCCTCATCCTGGCGGCGTTGGGGGCCGACGTCATCAAGGTGGAGCGCCCGGGCAGCGGCGACCAGGCGCGTTTCAGCCGCGGCAATCAGGGCTACTTCCTGGCCTTCAACGGCGGCAAGCGCAGCATCACCCTCGATCTCAAGGAACCGCGCGGGCGCGAGGCGTTCGAGCGCCTGCTGCGCACCGCCGACGTTCTCATCGACAACTACGGCCCCGGCGTGCTGGAGCGCATGGGGCTGGACCACGAGACGCTGCAGCGCATCAAGCCCGGCCTGCTGCACTGCGGCATCAAGGGTTTCCTGTCCGGACCCTACGAGAACCGCAACCTGCTGGACGAACCCGCGCAGATGATGGGCGGGCTGGCGTACATGACCGGACCGCCGGGGATGCCGCTCCGGGCGGGGGCGTCGGTGGTGGACCTGACCGGCGCGCTGTTCAGCGTCATCGGCATCCTGGCGGCGCTGCTCAAGCGCGGACGCGACGGCCAGGGGAACGACCTGCGCGTGGGGCTGTTCGAGACCGCGGTCTTCCTGGTGTCCCAACACATTGCCAAGGCGGGCATTTCCGGCGAGGTGCCGGCGCCCATGACCGAGCGCGGCGTGGGCCAGGACCTGGGTTGGGGCATCTACCGGGTCTTCGAGACGCGGGACCGGCGCCACGTGTTCATCGGCGTCACCAGCGACGTGCAATGGGAAGCATACTGCCGTGAGTTCGCTCTCGACGACCTCTGGGCGGAGGAGGCGTTGCGCGACAACGCCGGCCGGCGGGCGGAGTTCAGGAGGCTGACGCGCCGCACCGAGGAGATGGTGTGCACGCTCGAGTTCAGCGACATCGTCGCCCGGCTGGAATCGGCCAACATTCCCCACGCTCCCATCAACACGCCCATGGACCTGTTCGATCATCCACACCTCAAGGAACGCGAGCATTGGACCGCCGTGACCGCGCCCGACGGGACCTCGTCCCCCTTGCCCGCGCTACCGGTGGACTTCCGGGAAGCGGAACTGCCGCGCCGCACGGATCCGCCCCTGTTGGGGGAGCATACGGTTTCCTTGTTGCGGGAATTGGGTTATTCGGATCAGGAGATTTCCGACATCACGCGTGCCGATGGTGGATGA
- the gloB gene encoding hydroxyacylglutathione hydrolase: MRIVQIPLLRDNYGYLLVCEKTNKASIVDPSEGEPVWRTVQEEGVDLVAILNTHHHRDHTGGNEYLLRQKPDLKVFGAKVDEHRIPGITHRLMEGDDIEVGEEGGNVLFIPGHTIGHLGFVFPGRLFSGDALFAGGCGRVFEGTAEQMTSSLGKLRDLSGDTFVYCGHEYTEKNLQFALTVEPGNEDVRRRLEAVQALRSKDQFTVPSRLDDELATNPFLRCESDEIKKGLADRFPGVGTDPVSVFAKVRELKDAY; the protein is encoded by the coding sequence ATGAGAATCGTTCAGATACCGCTGCTAAGGGACAACTACGGTTACCTCCTGGTGTGCGAGAAGACCAACAAGGCGAGCATCGTGGACCCCTCCGAGGGCGAGCCTGTCTGGCGTACGGTGCAGGAGGAAGGGGTCGATCTCGTGGCGATCCTCAACACCCACCACCACCGGGACCACACCGGCGGAAACGAGTATCTCCTCCGGCAGAAGCCCGATCTGAAGGTGTTCGGCGCCAAGGTGGACGAGCACCGCATCCCGGGCATCACGCATCGGCTCATGGAGGGGGACGATATCGAGGTTGGGGAAGAGGGCGGGAACGTTCTGTTCATTCCGGGCCATACCATCGGGCACCTGGGCTTCGTGTTCCCGGGAAGGCTCTTCAGCGGAGATGCCTTGTTCGCCGGCGGCTGCGGCCGGGTCTTCGAGGGAACCGCCGAGCAGATGACCTCCTCCCTGGGGAAGCTTCGCGACCTTTCCGGTGACACCTTCGTCTACTGCGGCCACGAGTACACCGAAAAGAACCTCCAGTTCGCGCTGACGGTGGAACCCGGCAACGAGGATGTCCGCCGGCGGCTGGAGGCGGTGCAGGCACTCCGGTCCAAGGATCAGTTCACGGTTCCCTCCCGCCTGGACGACGAACTCGCGACCAATCCCTTCCTCCGCTGCGAAAGCGACGAGATCAAGAAGGGGTTGGCCGACCGCTTCCCGGGAGTCGGGACGGACCCGGTTTCCGTGTTCGCCAAGGTACGGGAACTCAAGGACGCCTACTAG
- a CDS encoding PaaI family thioesterase codes for MTEDLPFQDQGATTLCYGCGPANEQGLQVKSHWDGDDAVCTWTAQPHHSGGTREVVNGGVIATLLDCHSLNLAIARAYRDEQRPIGSAPRVFFVTASMNINYRRPTPLGKPLELRATLGKVEGRKTVVRCTLSCEQQLCAEADVLAIRIHRDESVEPTR; via the coding sequence ATGACCGAGGACTTGCCCTTCCAGGATCAGGGCGCGACGACCCTGTGTTACGGCTGCGGACCGGCCAACGAGCAGGGGCTCCAGGTCAAGAGCCACTGGGACGGCGATGACGCCGTGTGCACGTGGACCGCGCAGCCGCACCACTCCGGCGGCACGCGCGAGGTGGTGAACGGCGGTGTCATCGCGACCCTCCTTGACTGCCACAGCCTCAACCTCGCCATCGCCCGTGCCTACCGGGACGAGCAGCGTCCCATCGGCAGCGCGCCGCGGGTGTTCTTCGTCACCGCCAGCATGAATATCAACTACCGCCGCCCGACCCCTCTCGGGAAACCCCTGGAGTTGCGCGCCACCCTCGGCAAGGTCGAGGGGCGCAAGACCGTCGTGCGTTGTACGTTGAGCTGCGAACAGCAGTTGTGCGCCGAAGCGGATGTGCTTGCCATCCGCATCCACCGCGACGAGTCGGTGGAGCCCACGCGTTAG
- a CDS encoding fumarylacetoacetate hydrolase family protein, with amino-acid sequence MRFATLKDGTVAAVKSDDGLVSLDGVCGSMLELAASYEESREAIERAVAEGTPVTLDATQLAAPVPAPSKIWAAAGNYHRGSANLANAGGRGQAGQRSPDELLEHIFLKPPSAVVGPGDDIVIPANAETIFPELELCVVIGRECRDLSEDEALDAVFGYSVILDVTARGYGSGKNLMGTRCVRKGFDTFAPVGPWIVTRDEIPDPQALEMRLWVNDDLRQSAGTGGMINGVARLVSYLSQVGTLKPGDLIASGNPDSPDFQQQLAAGDELVAEIAGVGQLRLGVARAG; translated from the coding sequence ATGCGGTTTGCGACTCTCAAGGACGGTACCGTGGCCGCGGTCAAATCAGACGATGGGTTGGTGTCATTGGACGGCGTCTGTGGCTCGATGCTCGAGCTGGCGGCCTCCTATGAAGAGAGCCGTGAGGCCATCGAGCGCGCCGTCGCGGAAGGGACTCCGGTCACCCTCGACGCCACGCAGCTCGCCGCCCCGGTGCCGGCGCCTTCCAAGATCTGGGCCGCGGCCGGCAACTACCACCGCGGCAGCGCGAACCTCGCAAACGCCGGCGGACGCGGTCAGGCGGGCCAGAGATCCCCGGACGAGTTGCTGGAACACATCTTCCTCAAGCCGCCGTCCGCGGTCGTCGGTCCGGGCGACGACATCGTCATCCCGGCCAACGCCGAAACCATCTTCCCGGAGCTGGAGTTGTGCGTCGTCATCGGCCGGGAGTGCCGGGATCTTTCCGAGGACGAGGCACTGGACGCCGTATTCGGTTACAGCGTCATCCTGGACGTTACCGCACGGGGATACGGGTCAGGCAAGAATCTCATGGGCACCCGCTGCGTGCGCAAGGGTTTCGACACCTTCGCGCCGGTGGGACCGTGGATCGTGACCCGCGACGAGATACCCGATCCGCAAGCCCTGGAGATGCGCCTGTGGGTCAACGACGACCTGCGGCAGTCCGCCGGCACCGGCGGCATGATCAACGGCGTGGCGCGGCTGGTGAGCTACCTGTCGCAAGTGGGAACCCTCAAGCCCGGCGACCTCATCGCCAGCGGCAACCCGGACTCCCCGGACTTCCAGCAGCAACTGGCGGCGGGCGACGAGCTGGTGGCGGAGATCGCAGGAGTCGGGCAGCTCCGGCTGGGAGTGGCGCGCGCCGGATAG
- a CDS encoding NAD(P)-dependent oxidoreductase produces MKILITGGTGVNGAATARLLVSQGQRPVLLDSRVDPSLIADIADDVDVVTGDILDGAALRETVSAHGITHIVHMAALMPGPAEANPSLGIAIGVDGTLNVLEAARACDVRRVVYTSSNAFVGEIRGKHGDPDFVPLDETHPPNPADIYGVTKVCSETLGNYYRKRYGVEFVALRYPSIYGPGKLARHGVLALYGKIIEDAIAGRGFTIPRGGDQRNDVVYVGDVAHSIVLALNAENLTQWIFNIGTAQGVTLKDFAAELKRHFPDARLDIGPGLDFREGYKQSYCKFDITKAKEQLGYAPRYDLERGVADYIESVRRLGLEV; encoded by the coding sequence ATGAAGATTCTCATTACCGGCGGAACCGGCGTGAACGGCGCGGCCACCGCTCGCCTTCTCGTGTCCCAGGGGCAGCGGCCCGTGCTGCTGGACAGCCGCGTGGACCCGTCACTGATCGCGGACATCGCGGACGACGTGGACGTGGTCACCGGCGACATTCTCGATGGTGCCGCGCTGCGCGAGACGGTGTCGGCCCACGGAATCACCCACATCGTGCACATGGCGGCGCTGATGCCCGGCCCGGCCGAGGCCAACCCTTCCCTGGGCATCGCCATCGGCGTGGACGGGACCCTGAACGTGCTGGAGGCGGCCCGCGCGTGCGACGTTCGGCGCGTGGTCTATACCAGCTCCAACGCCTTCGTCGGCGAGATCCGCGGCAAGCACGGCGACCCCGATTTCGTCCCCCTGGACGAAACCCATCCGCCCAACCCCGCCGACATCTACGGCGTCACCAAGGTCTGCTCCGAGACGTTGGGCAACTACTACCGCAAGCGCTACGGCGTCGAGTTCGTGGCCCTGCGCTACCCCTCCATTTACGGCCCGGGCAAGCTCGCGCGCCACGGTGTCCTGGCTCTCTACGGCAAGATCATCGAGGACGCCATCGCCGGACGCGGGTTTACGATCCCGCGCGGCGGCGACCAGCGCAACGATGTCGTTTACGTCGGCGACGTGGCGCACTCCATCGTGCTGGCGCTGAACGCCGAGAACCTGACCCAATGGATCTTCAACATCGGCACCGCCCAGGGCGTCACCCTCAAGGACTTCGCCGCCGAGTTGAAACGCCACTTCCCGGACGCCAGGCTCGACATCGGTCCCGGCCTCGACTTCCGCGAGGGCTACAAACAGAGCTACTGCAAGTTCGATATTACCAAGGCCAAAGAGCAACTGGGGTACGCGCCGCGGTACGACCTGGAGCGGGGCGTCGCGGACTATATCGAGAGCGTCCGGAGGCTTGGGTTGGAAGTTTGA
- the sppA gene encoding signal peptide peptidase SppA, with protein MRIIRILLMFVGALTMLAAVGVVAVVFFLSTRTAAVPEKTVLTLDLDRNVSELGSGGLTPWTRIGKTPPTLWETVAAIERAARDERVVGLVARVGASGMGLARIQELRDAVRGFRRSGKAAYAVAESFGDFGPGNGAFYLAAAFEKIYLQPSGDVGLTGLLAESYFLKGTLEKLDVKPRLNQREEYKGITDLFTESGYTGPQREAVGRILESLTEQLIAGISVGRGLSRAAVRDLMQQAPIPGPEALEANLVDGLRYRDEVDALVREALGDDIEFLPVTEYGRRAQDSEDDTATVALIHGLGQIHRGRSRHPAFAGAHSMGSDSVARAFRRAADDKDVRAIIFRIDSPGGSYVASDAIWRAVVRARRRGKPVVVSMGNVAGSGGYLAAAPANRIVAQPATLTGSIGVAAGKVVIEGLWEKLGVSWDHAAGNTNATFWSAVRDYDPAQRQRLEHLLDVVYDDFVSKVAEGRKLSREEVLAAAKGRVWTGADAKERGLVDELGGYEATIRAVREAAGIAPDAAIRLRPFPRRKSTLRLLADELMADEDAHIRTSATGLFRGVAERLALLPARPWGNPAGRRGILEMRLPDRLR; from the coding sequence ATGCGAATCATTCGAATCCTTCTCATGTTCGTCGGAGCCTTGACCATGCTGGCCGCCGTTGGCGTGGTCGCGGTTGTGTTCTTCTTGTCCACGCGGACCGCGGCGGTGCCGGAGAAGACGGTCCTTACCCTGGATCTGGACCGCAACGTCAGCGAGCTGGGGAGCGGCGGACTCACGCCCTGGACGCGGATCGGGAAGACACCGCCGACTCTCTGGGAGACCGTCGCCGCCATCGAGAGGGCCGCGCGGGATGAGCGCGTGGTGGGCCTGGTGGCGCGGGTCGGCGCCTCCGGCATGGGTCTGGCGCGGATACAGGAACTGCGCGACGCGGTGCGGGGTTTCCGGCGATCGGGCAAGGCAGCCTACGCCGTTGCCGAGTCCTTTGGTGACTTCGGACCCGGCAACGGCGCCTTCTATCTGGCCGCGGCGTTCGAGAAGATCTATCTGCAACCGTCCGGCGACGTCGGGCTCACCGGCCTGCTGGCGGAGAGCTATTTCCTGAAGGGAACGCTGGAGAAGCTCGATGTGAAGCCTCGGCTGAATCAGCGCGAGGAGTACAAGGGGATCACGGATCTCTTCACCGAGAGCGGCTACACGGGTCCTCAGAGGGAAGCCGTCGGCCGCATCCTGGAGTCCTTGACGGAGCAGTTGATCGCTGGAATTTCCGTGGGTCGTGGCCTCTCCCGCGCCGCGGTCAGGGACCTGATGCAGCAGGCGCCGATTCCCGGCCCGGAAGCTCTGGAAGCGAACCTGGTGGACGGCCTGCGGTACCGCGACGAGGTGGATGCACTGGTGCGTGAAGCGTTGGGGGATGACATCGAGTTTCTGCCCGTGACGGAGTATGGCCGCCGTGCCCAGGACAGCGAAGACGACACGGCCACGGTGGCGCTGATCCACGGTTTGGGTCAGATCCACCGCGGACGCAGCCGCCACCCGGCCTTCGCCGGGGCGCATTCCATGGGCTCGGACAGCGTGGCGCGCGCCTTCCGCCGGGCCGCGGACGACAAGGACGTGCGCGCCATCATTTTCCGCATCGACAGCCCGGGCGGCTCCTACGTGGCGTCGGACGCGATCTGGCGCGCGGTGGTGCGCGCCCGGCGCCGCGGCAAGCCGGTGGTCGTCTCCATGGGCAACGTCGCCGGCTCCGGCGGCTATCTCGCGGCGGCTCCCGCGAACCGCATCGTGGCCCAGCCCGCGACCCTCACCGGTTCCATCGGTGTGGCCGCGGGGAAGGTGGTGATCGAGGGGCTGTGGGAGAAGCTCGGGGTGTCCTGGGACCATGCGGCGGGCAACACCAACGCGACCTTCTGGAGCGCCGTACGGGACTATGACCCCGCCCAGAGGCAACGCCTGGAGCATCTCCTGGACGTCGTTTACGACGATTTCGTCTCCAAGGTGGCGGAGGGGCGGAAACTGTCCAGGGAAGAGGTGCTGGCGGCCGCCAAGGGCCGCGTCTGGACCGGCGCCGATGCCAAGGAGCGCGGCCTGGTGGACGAGCTTGGCGGTTACGAGGCCACGATACGGGCGGTGCGCGAAGCGGCGGGTATCGCGCCGGACGCCGCCATCCGTCTGCGGCCGTTCCCGCGCCGCAAATCCACTCTCCGATTGCTGGCCGACGAGTTGATGGCGGATGAAGATGCGCATATCCGGACGTCGGCGACCGGCTTGTTTCGCGGGGTGGCGGAGCGTCTTGCGCTGTTGCCTGCCCGGCCTTGGGGGAATCCGGCCGGACGGCGGGGGATTCTAGAGATGAGGCTGCCGGACCGGCTCCGTTGA